From Bosea sp. NBC_00550, the proteins below share one genomic window:
- a CDS encoding branched-chain amino acid ABC transporter permease, with amino-acid sequence MQTALSIAMDAFAYGMALFIICIGLSLTMGLMRVVNLAHGAFAMIGGYIASYAARDLGLGYGFAIILAMVGTVLIAVPLERLLYRRIYDRSELSQVLMTIGITFCVIGITNYFFGPTLKTIPLPADLARPIDLGFRSIAGHRLFVIVSGLVVAGGLWFLIERTGFGIHLRAAVENAPMARALGVRTEIIYAASFALAIGLAAFGGVVGAEFLPIEPYYALRYMVTFLVVVSVGGAGSIPGALAACLLLGAIDVTGRYLVPEFGNFFFYLAVILVVCAFPRGLMGRAQ; translated from the coding sequence ATGCAGACCGCGCTTAGCATCGCCATGGACGCTTTCGCCTATGGCATGGCGCTGTTCATCATCTGCATCGGCCTGTCGCTGACGATGGGGCTGATGCGGGTGGTCAATCTCGCGCATGGCGCCTTCGCCATGATCGGCGGCTATATCGCCTCCTATGCGGCGCGCGATCTCGGCCTCGGCTACGGCTTCGCCATCATCCTCGCCATGGTCGGCACGGTGCTGATCGCCGTGCCGCTGGAACGCCTGCTCTATCGCCGCATCTATGATCGGAGCGAGCTCTCGCAGGTGCTGATGACGATCGGCATCACCTTCTGCGTCATTGGCATCACCAACTATTTCTTCGGCCCGACGCTGAAGACGATCCCCCTACCGGCGGACCTCGCCCGGCCGATCGATCTCGGCTTCCGCAGCATCGCCGGCCATCGGCTCTTCGTCATCGTGAGTGGCCTCGTCGTCGCCGGAGGGTTGTGGTTCCTGATCGAACGCACCGGCTTCGGCATCCATCTGCGCGCTGCCGTCGAGAATGCGCCCATGGCGCGCGCGCTCGGCGTTCGCACCGAGATCATCTATGCCGCGAGCTTCGCGCTGGCGATCGGGCTCGCGGCCTTCGGCGGCGTGGTCGGCGCCGAATTCCTGCCGATCGAGCCCTATTACGCCCTGCGCTACATGGTGACCTTCCTCGTCGTCGTCTCGGTCGGCGGCGCGGGCTCGATCCCCGGCGCGCTCGCCGCCTGCCTGCTGCTGGGCGCAATCGACGTCACCGGCCGCTATCTCGTGCCGGAATTCGGCAATTTCTTCTTCTATCTCGCGGTGATCCTGGTGGTCTGCGCCTTCCCGCGCGGCCTGATGGGGCGGGCGCAGTAG
- a CDS encoding branched-chain amino acid ABC transporter permease, producing MTDVLPPRTAASRTHSLSRDLLGLGLIALVGLGGYVLFPDNLAFLTRVISVALLVLSLDLIIGYCGIASLGQGALYGAGAYAAGIACVHGITEPFLLVLIGAAAGAVMGLLMGTVMLRAHGLPQLVLSIAIVQLLHEAANKASSLTGGSDGLSGMVPAPLFGIFEFDLWGRSAYFFGLALLLVVFAALRFIVHSPFGMVCRGLKEDPLRISALGIFAFPVLLKMFVISGAVAGMGGALAAIATQVVGLDSVSFEISANALVMLVLGGIGSLYGALIGTVIFMALEHIVSAINPFHWMTLVGAVLIAIVLFAPRGLSGSLDELARLLTRRRWGAGR from the coding sequence ATGACGGATGTCCTGCCCCCACGCACTGCCGCGTCCCGAACCCATTCGCTCAGCCGCGACCTCCTCGGCCTCGGCCTGATCGCGCTGGTCGGCCTCGGCGGCTATGTACTCTTCCCCGACAATCTCGCCTTCCTGACCCGCGTCATCTCGGTGGCGCTGCTGGTGCTCTCGCTCGACCTGATCATCGGCTATTGCGGCATCGCCTCGCTCGGACAGGGCGCGCTCTATGGCGCGGGCGCCTACGCCGCCGGCATCGCCTGCGTCCACGGCATCACCGAGCCCTTTCTGCTCGTCCTGATCGGCGCCGCCGCGGGCGCCGTCATGGGCTTGCTCATGGGCACCGTGATGCTGCGCGCCCACGGCCTGCCGCAACTCGTGCTCTCGATCGCCATCGTCCAACTCCTGCACGAGGCCGCCAACAAGGCCTCGTCGCTCACCGGCGGCAGCGACGGCCTCTCCGGCATGGTGCCCGCCCCGCTCTTCGGCATCTTCGAATTCGATCTCTGGGGCCGCAGCGCCTATTTCTTCGGGCTCGCGCTGCTGCTCGTCGTATTCGCGGCGCTGCGCTTCATCGTGCATTCGCCCTTCGGCATGGTCTGCCGCGGCCTCAAGGAAGACCCGCTGCGCATCAGCGCGCTCGGCATCTTCGCCTTCCCCGTGCTGCTCAAGATGTTCGTGATTTCCGGCGCGGTCGCCGGTATGGGCGGCGCGCTCGCGGCGATCGCGACCCAGGTCGTCGGCCTCGACAGCGTGAGCTTCGAGATTTCGGCCAACGCTCTCGTCATGCTGGTGCTGGGCGGCATCGGCAGCCTCTACGGAGCGCTGATCGGCACGGTAATCTTCATGGCGCTCGAACATATCGTCTCCGCCATCAACCCCTTCCACTGGATGACGCTGGTCGGCGCCGTCCTGATCGCCATCGTGCTGTTCGCCCCGCGCGGGCTTTCGGGATCGCTGGACGAGCTGGCTCGGCTGCTGACGCGCCGACGCTGGGGGGCAGGCCGATGA
- a CDS encoding ABC transporter ATP-binding protein, whose product MTALFEVSHLSKQFGGLKVNHDLSLAMAAGERLALIGPNGAGKTTFVNLVTGRIPPSAGSVRLAGEDITALGAVKRVRRGLVRTFQVTRLFPDMTPEEHVVMTILQRLGRATRIFARFHGDSEARDEAADILATLGLTEVSGRKVATIAYGQQRLLEIAIALAQRPKVLLLDEPAAGVPSADTPRIEEALARLPPSLAVLMIEHDMDLVFRFAKRVVVLAAGELIFQGLPADVARDPKVREAYLGNYAHAGSHA is encoded by the coding sequence ATGACCGCCCTGTTCGAGGTTTCGCATCTCTCGAAGCAATTCGGCGGGCTCAAGGTCAATCACGACCTTTCCCTCGCGATGGCCGCGGGCGAGCGGCTGGCGCTGATCGGCCCGAACGGGGCCGGCAAGACCACCTTCGTCAACCTCGTCACCGGTCGCATCCCGCCAAGTGCCGGCAGCGTCCGTCTCGCGGGGGAGGACATCACCGCGCTCGGCGCCGTCAAGCGGGTCAGGCGCGGGCTCGTCCGCACCTTCCAGGTCACGCGCCTCTTCCCGGACATGACGCCCGAAGAGCACGTCGTCATGACCATCCTGCAGCGGCTCGGCCGCGCGACCCGCATCTTCGCACGCTTCCATGGCGATTCCGAAGCGCGTGACGAGGCCGCCGACATTCTCGCGACGCTCGGGCTCACCGAGGTCTCCGGCCGCAAGGTCGCGACCATCGCCTATGGCCAGCAGCGCCTGCTCGAAATCGCCATCGCGCTGGCGCAGCGCCCGAAGGTGCTGCTGCTCGACGAGCCGGCGGCCGGCGTGCCCTCCGCCGACACACCACGCATCGAGGAGGCGCTGGCCCGCCTGCCGCCCTCGCTCGCCGTGCTGATGATCGAGCACGACATGGACCTCGTCTTCCGCTTCGCGAAGCGGGTCGTGGTGCTGGCGGCGGGCGAGCTCATCTTCCAGGGCCTGCCGGCCGATGTCGCCAGGGACCCCAAGGTCCGTGAAGCCTATCTCGGGAACTACGCGCATGCCGGCAGCCACGCTTGA
- a CDS encoding ABC transporter ATP-binding protein, which translates to MPAATLDVRALSAGYGQTHVLEDVSFSVPAGGRLSILGRNGMGKTTLMASLMGLTRRYAGSISLGGADITAFGTAARAHSGIGLVPQTREIFKGLTVEENLFAGLKGRPRSAIEEAYSLFPRLQERRRNLGSQLSGGEQQMLATARTILGQPSVLLLDEPLEGLAPVICDMLMEAFTRLAGSGAMTILFVEQRLESALHFAEDIIVLERGRIVWSGKPAALRADAEVLERYVGVGGLH; encoded by the coding sequence ATGCCGGCAGCCACGCTTGACGTCCGCGCCCTGAGCGCCGGCTACGGCCAGACCCATGTGCTGGAGGATGTCTCGTTCTCCGTGCCTGCGGGCGGGCGCCTGTCCATCCTCGGCCGCAATGGCATGGGCAAGACCACGCTGATGGCGAGCCTGATGGGGCTGACGCGCCGCTATGCCGGCAGCATCAGCCTCGGCGGCGCCGATATCACCGCGTTCGGCACCGCCGCCCGCGCCCATAGCGGCATCGGCCTCGTCCCGCAGACCCGCGAAATCTTCAAGGGCCTGACGGTGGAGGAGAACCTCTTCGCCGGGCTCAAAGGTCGCCCGCGCAGCGCGATCGAGGAGGCCTATTCGCTGTTTCCGCGCCTGCAGGAACGCCGCCGCAATCTCGGCTCCCAACTCTCGGGCGGCGAGCAGCAGATGCTGGCGACGGCGCGCACCATCCTTGGCCAGCCCTCGGTGCTGCTGCTCGACGAGCCGCTGGAGGGGCTGGCCCCGGTGATCTGCGACATGCTGATGGAGGCCTTCACCCGGCTCGCCGGCAGCGGCGCGATGACGATCCTCTTCGTCGAGCAGCGCCTGGAGAGCGCCCTCCACTTTGCCGAAGATATCATTGTCCTCGAACGCGGACGGATCGTCTGGTCGGGCAAGCCGGCCGCGCTACGCGCCGATGCCGAGGTGCTCGAACGCTATGTCGGCGTCGGCGGGCTGCACTGA
- a CDS encoding 2-hydroxyacid dehydrogenase — protein sequence MPETIVLLDMTSPERAERMRALLPPGFVFTHGTARGDDHMKQIIAEADYAISGQVGVSREVLGAARKLKLLHKWGVGYDNIDIAAAKDLGITVARTTGSNSVPVAEFALGLALSALRFIGYGHAELKQGHWATGKLPGDPFMLSGKTVGIVGFGAIGQNLAKLLKGFGCTILYSKRQPLDAEAEAALGVRHASLPDILAQSDMVSLHCPLTPETTNLIDAAAFKAMKKTAVLVNVARGGVVNEADLVAALRAREIAGAAMDVFSIEPLPADSELLTLDNLVVTPHLAAMAADNFAPTVKRMFDNMARVSRGEPVPERDLVV from the coding sequence ATGCCCGAGACCATCGTCCTCCTCGACATGACCAGCCCCGAGCGCGCCGAGCGCATGCGGGCGCTGCTCCCGCCCGGCTTCGTGTTCACCCACGGCACGGCGCGCGGCGACGACCATATGAAGCAGATCATCGCCGAGGCCGATTACGCGATCTCGGGCCAGGTCGGCGTCTCGCGGGAGGTGCTGGGCGCAGCGAGGAAGCTGAAGCTGCTGCATAAATGGGGCGTCGGCTACGACAATATCGACATTGCCGCTGCAAAGGATCTCGGCATCACCGTGGCGCGCACCACCGGTTCCAATTCCGTGCCGGTGGCCGAGTTCGCGCTGGGGTTGGCGCTCTCGGCGCTGCGCTTCATCGGCTATGGTCATGCCGAGCTGAAGCAGGGGCATTGGGCGACCGGCAAGCTGCCGGGCGATCCCTTCATGCTCTCGGGCAAGACGGTCGGCATCGTCGGCTTCGGCGCGATCGGCCAGAATCTGGCGAAGCTGCTCAAGGGCTTCGGCTGCACGATCCTCTACAGCAAGCGCCAGCCGCTCGACGCTGAGGCGGAAGCGGCGCTCGGCGTCCGGCATGCATCGCTGCCGGACATTCTGGCGCAGTCCGACATGGTCTCGCTGCATTGCCCGCTGACGCCGGAGACGACCAATCTGATCGATGCGGCAGCGTTCAAGGCGATGAAGAAGACGGCGGTGCTGGTCAATGTCGCGCGTGGCGGCGTGGTCAACGAGGCCGATCTCGTCGCGGCGCTGCGGGCGCGGGAGATTGCCGGCGCGGCGATGGACGTGTTCTCGATCGAGCCGCTGCCGGCCGACAGCGAGCTCCTGACGCTCGATAATCTCGTGGTGACGCCGCATCTCGCCGCGATGGCCGCCGATAATTTCGCGCCGACCGTGAAGCGGATGTTCGACAACATGGCGCGCGTTTCGCGCGGCGAGCCGGTGCCGGAGCGCGATCTGGTGGTGTGA
- the ggt gene encoding gamma-glutamyltransferase yields MNVSAPPPRIASFTCEKKPATGSRGMVVTNHPLASAAGAQMLLAGGNAIDAAVASLFALTVVEPMMVGILGGGLSHIRLVDGRHVVIDNLSTAPGHATADMYDCLSDEIGKQRDTRDRENVVGAKAVAVPGALKGWCEVLARFGTLPLAEVLQPAIGLAERGFVVTPYLSNCITDNAGDLARDPGLAAMLLPGGQPLQPGARLVQSDYAASLRLIAAEGPQALYGGRLGRALTDYMAANAGLIDQADLANYRIELREPIRGSYRGYEIVGPPPPSSSGVHITQMLNILEGYDIGALGFGSTDAVHLLAEALKIAFADRAVATADPAFVKVPVNKLIDKAYANERRALIAMGEAKSWTAGLSGGESADTTHVTVADAQGNVVSATQTINGLFGACVQIPGTGMIANNYMFNFDPHPGRALSIAPGKRVFTSMAPMMALKEGRLAFALGLPGALRIFPSALQAIVNLIDHRMTLQEAVEAPRVWTEGGVLELEEAIPEAVAQELAARGHRVVRSPRVAGGMNAIAFNADGTLTGAACWRADGTPVAISGGLARAGARFTI; encoded by the coding sequence ATGAACGTTTCCGCTCCGCCGCCCCGCATCGCCTCTTTCACCTGCGAGAAGAAGCCGGCCACCGGCTCGCGCGGGATGGTCGTCACCAATCATCCGCTCGCCTCGGCGGCGGGCGCGCAGATGCTGCTAGCCGGTGGCAATGCGATCGACGCCGCGGTCGCCTCGCTGTTCGCGTTGACGGTGGTGGAACCGATGATGGTCGGCATCCTCGGCGGCGGCCTGAGCCATATCCGCCTCGTCGATGGCCGCCATGTCGTGATCGACAATCTCTCGACAGCGCCGGGCCATGCGACGGCGGACATGTACGATTGCCTCTCAGACGAGATCGGCAAGCAGCGCGATACGCGCGACCGGGAGAATGTGGTCGGCGCGAAGGCGGTCGCCGTACCCGGCGCGCTGAAGGGCTGGTGCGAGGTGTTGGCGCGTTTCGGCACGCTGCCGCTGGCCGAGGTGCTGCAGCCGGCCATCGGGCTGGCGGAGCGCGGCTTCGTCGTCACGCCCTATCTCTCGAACTGCATCACCGACAATGCGGGCGATCTCGCCCGCGATCCGGGGCTTGCGGCGATGCTGCTGCCGGGCGGCCAGCCGCTCCAGCCCGGCGCAAGGCTGGTCCAGTCAGACTATGCCGCGAGCCTGAGGCTGATCGCGGCAGAAGGGCCGCAGGCGCTCTATGGCGGGCGGCTCGGCCGGGCGCTGACAGACTACATGGCGGCGAATGCCGGGCTGATCGATCAGGCTGATCTTGCCAATTACCGCATCGAATTGCGCGAGCCCATTCGCGGCTCCTATCGCGGCTACGAGATCGTCGGCCCCCCGCCGCCTTCTTCCTCCGGCGTGCACATCACGCAGATGCTCAACATCCTCGAAGGCTACGATATCGGCGCCCTCGGCTTCGGTTCGACTGACGCGGTGCATCTGCTGGCCGAGGCGCTGAAGATCGCCTTCGCCGACCGGGCCGTAGCAACCGCCGATCCGGCCTTCGTCAAAGTCCCGGTCAACAAGCTGATCGACAAGGCCTATGCGAACGAGCGCCGTGCCCTGATCGCGATGGGCGAGGCGAAAAGCTGGACGGCCGGACTGTCAGGCGGCGAATCCGCCGATACGACCCATGTCACCGTGGCCGATGCACAGGGCAACGTCGTCAGCGCGACGCAGACGATCAACGGGCTGTTCGGCGCCTGCGTCCAGATTCCCGGCACCGGGATGATCGCCAACAACTACATGTTCAACTTCGATCCGCATCCCGGTCGGGCGCTTTCGATCGCGCCGGGCAAGCGGGTTTTCACCTCGATGGCGCCGATGATGGCACTGAAGGAGGGCAGGCTCGCCTTCGCGCTCGGCCTGCCGGGGGCGCTGCGCATCTTTCCCTCCGCATTGCAGGCGATCGTCAACCTGATCGACCATCGCATGACCTTGCAGGAGGCGGTCGAGGCGCCGCGCGTCTGGACCGAGGGCGGCGTGCTCGAACTCGAGGAAGCCATCCCCGAGGCGGTGGCACAGGAACTCGCGGCACGCGGCCATCGCGTCGTGCGCTCGCCGCGCGTCGCAGGCGGCATGAACGCCATCGCCTTCAATGCGGATGGCACGCTGACCGGGGCCGCCTGCTGGCGCGCCGATGGCACGCCGGTTGCCATCTCGGGCGGGCTTGCCCGTGCCGGCGCACGCTTCACCATCTGA
- a CDS encoding LuxE/PaaK family acyltransferase, whose amino-acid sequence MTQAEIIDALLAFIALPDASDAEFEAMALKVFAYQFRNNEPYKRFCLQRGRTPLSVRRWRDIPAVPITAFKDLTLSCSPPEAAERVFMTSGTTQGIRGRSYHPTLAVWSRSMLVNFRERFMRGRERIRMGILFPDEAALPNSSLACYLSLARRECGTSDSEVFIGSSGLDLDGLLSALEQAEKSGEPYALLGASYSFAPVLDALAATGRRFALPEGSLILDTGGFKGQSRELGLDEFYDGLSLALGVPRSSCINMYGMTELSSQLYDDGNAICPSVKSGPHWIRSRVVDPLTGTDLPEGERGVIVHHDLAHFNCVSAILTEDAGEIVPGGFRLLGRVDGEASKGCSVAVAEFLAAARG is encoded by the coding sequence ATGACGCAAGCCGAGATCATCGACGCGCTGTTGGCGTTCATCGCGCTCCCCGATGCGTCGGATGCCGAATTCGAGGCGATGGCGCTGAAGGTCTTCGCGTATCAGTTCCGCAACAACGAGCCCTACAAGCGCTTCTGCCTGCAGCGCGGCCGCACGCCGCTCTCCGTCAGGCGCTGGCGCGACATCCCGGCCGTGCCGATCACGGCCTTCAAGGATCTGACGCTGAGCTGCAGCCCGCCGGAAGCGGCCGAGCGCGTTTTCATGACCAGCGGCACGACGCAAGGGATACGCGGCCGCAGCTACCACCCGACGCTCGCCGTCTGGAGCCGCTCGATGCTGGTGAACTTCCGTGAGCGTTTCATGCGCGGCCGCGAGCGCATCCGCATGGGCATCCTCTTCCCCGACGAAGCCGCCCTGCCGAACTCCTCGCTCGCCTGCTATCTCTCGCTCGCCCGTCGCGAATGCGGCACGTCGGATTCCGAGGTGTTCATCGGCTCGTCGGGTCTCGACCTCGACGGCCTTTTGTCGGCGCTGGAGCAAGCGGAGAAGAGCGGCGAGCCCTATGCCCTGCTCGGCGCGAGCTATTCCTTCGCTCCCGTGCTGGACGCGCTCGCGGCGACCGGCCGGCGCTTCGCCCTGCCCGAAGGCAGCCTCATCCTCGACACCGGCGGCTTCAAGGGCCAGTCGCGCGAGCTGGGACTCGACGAGTTCTACGACGGTCTTAGCCTCGCCTTGGGCGTGCCCCGCTCGTCCTGCATCAACATGTACGGCATGACCGAGTTGAGCTCGCAGCTCTACGACGACGGCAATGCGATCTGCCCGTCGGTGAAATCCGGCCCGCACTGGATCCGCAGCCGCGTCGTCGATCCGCTGACCGGCACCGACCTGCCCGAGGGCGAGCGCGGCGTGATCGTCCATCACGACCTCGCGCATTTCAACTGCGTCTCGGCGATCCTGACCGAGGACGCCGGCGAGATCGTCCCGGGTGGATTCAGGCTGCTCGGCCGGGTCGATGGCGAGGCCTCCAAGGGTTGCTCGGTCGCGGTCGCCGAATTCCTGGCCGCAGCGCGAGGCTGA
- a CDS encoding acyl-CoA reductase, translating to MIEYAGHLPGLNREALRWREVSYSAWGESATIALPELDEAQAAALCDHVRSNARARLKRMDTARIVAAIDAAIARLLDREHPLRRKAEHLLPIITGYDRETVRLGLTSYLKTFRRPQLLRFLAEDFANPAMLDGFQPTPKGGYLRAHGPELLLHVWAGNVPALSLWSLICGLLVKAGTIGKLASAEPLTAGWFAGLIAEIDPELGECLAITWWKGGEAPAEPIFLRAADTVMAYGGNDTLTALRAKLPITTRFLPHGHKIGFGVVAREALDSRRAPALARLAAHDAARYEQQGCYSPQMLFVERGGRVSPAEFARHVAQELAALAHRHPRRTLSPAESASITAWRSAQEMGALKGAAELLGEPTDSWSVAHVETPEDLSPTGLNRTLKLVSVDSLDEIPALVAPYRNFLQTAGIAAAPERLFQLAEQFAEVGVTRIAPFGRMAAPEAGWHHDGRFSLLDLVTLTEIEHGAEAAAEGFAPYVD from the coding sequence GTGATCGAATATGCGGGCCATCTGCCGGGCCTGAATCGCGAGGCGCTGCGCTGGCGCGAAGTCAGCTATAGCGCCTGGGGCGAGAGCGCGACCATCGCGCTGCCGGAGCTGGACGAGGCTCAGGCGGCTGCTCTCTGCGACCATGTGCGCAGCAATGCCCGCGCCCGGCTGAAGCGGATGGACACCGCGCGCATCGTCGCAGCGATCGACGCCGCCATTGCCCGCCTGCTCGACCGCGAGCATCCGCTGCGGCGCAAGGCCGAGCACCTTCTGCCGATCATCACCGGCTACGACCGCGAGACGGTGCGTCTCGGCCTCACGAGTTATCTGAAGACCTTCCGGCGCCCGCAGCTCCTGCGCTTCCTGGCCGAGGATTTCGCCAATCCCGCCATGCTGGACGGCTTCCAGCCGACGCCCAAGGGCGGCTACCTGCGCGCTCACGGCCCGGAGCTGCTGCTGCATGTCTGGGCCGGCAACGTGCCGGCGCTCTCGCTCTGGAGCCTGATCTGCGGGCTTCTGGTCAAGGCCGGCACGATCGGCAAACTCGCCTCGGCCGAGCCGCTGACGGCGGGCTGGTTTGCGGGCCTGATCGCCGAGATAGACCCCGAACTCGGCGAATGCCTCGCCATCACCTGGTGGAAGGGTGGCGAAGCGCCTGCCGAACCAATTTTCCTGCGCGCGGCCGACACCGTCATGGCCTATGGCGGCAACGATACGCTCACGGCGCTGCGCGCCAAGCTGCCGATCACCACGCGCTTCCTGCCGCATGGCCACAAGATCGGCTTCGGCGTCGTCGCGCGCGAAGCGCTCGACAGCCGCAGGGCACCCGCGCTGGCCCGCCTCGCCGCTCATGACGCCGCCCGCTACGAGCAGCAGGGCTGCTATTCCCCACAGATGCTTTTCGTCGAGCGCGGCGGGCGGGTTTCGCCAGCCGAATTCGCGCGCCATGTCGCGCAGGAACTGGCCGCCCTCGCCCATCGCCACCCCCGTCGCACGCTTTCGCCGGCCGAATCCGCCTCCATCACGGCCTGGCGCAGCGCGCAGGAGATGGGCGCACTGAAAGGCGCCGCAGAACTCCTTGGCGAGCCCACCGATTCGTGGAGCGTCGCCCATGTCGAGACGCCCGAGGACCTGAGTCCGACAGGCCTCAACCGCACGCTCAAACTGGTTTCGGTCGACAGCCTCGACGAGATCCCGGCCCTCGTCGCGCCCTATCGCAACTTCCTGCAGACGGCCGGGATAGCGGCGGCGCCGGAGAGGTTGTTCCAGCTCGCGGAGCAGTTTGCTGAGGTCGGCGTCACCCGCATCGCCCCGTTCGGCCGCATGGCGGCCCCGGAGGCCGGCTGGCACCATGACGGGCGCTTCAGCCTGCTCGACTTGGTCACCCTGACCGAGATCGAGCACGGCGCTGAAGCCGCGGCAGAAGGGTTCGCGCCCTATGTCGACTGA
- a CDS encoding ABC transporter ATP-binding protein, whose product MSTDPTTPGFVAIERVAFRYDAGGPAIVDGVDWINPRGEIHCLLGRSGCGKTTLLKLAAGLLVPSEGAIRIGGEALHGPSLRAGFVFQAPTLLDWLSTLDNVLLPISLKRRPTVADKDAAFDLLERVGLADFSSRRPTELSGGQQSRVAVARALIGEPDLLLLDEPFAALDALTREELQDDLLRLCALHGTTALFVTHDIAEAVYLADKVAVMAAGRLTHARRIELPRPRHRDMRYAPTFTAACRELRDAMDGETGAIASRRPAA is encoded by the coding sequence ATGTCGACTGACCCCACCACCCCCGGCTTCGTCGCGATCGAGCGGGTCGCCTTCCGTTATGACGCGGGCGGCCCGGCCATCGTCGACGGCGTCGACTGGATCAACCCGCGCGGCGAGATCCATTGCCTGCTCGGCCGCAGCGGCTGCGGCAAGACCACGTTGCTCAAGCTCGCCGCCGGCTTGCTCGTGCCGAGCGAGGGCGCCATCCGCATTGGCGGCGAGGCGCTGCATGGCCCGAGCCTCCGCGCCGGCTTCGTCTTCCAGGCCCCGACCCTGCTCGACTGGCTGAGCACTCTCGACAATGTCCTGCTGCCGATCTCGCTGAAGCGCCGCCCCACCGTCGCCGATAAGGATGCTGCGTTCGACCTGCTTGAGCGTGTCGGCCTCGCAGATTTCTCTAGCCGCCGCCCCACCGAACTCTCCGGGGGCCAGCAGAGCCGCGTCGCCGTCGCCCGCGCGCTGATCGGCGAACCGGATTTGCTGCTGCTCGACGAGCCCTTCGCGGCACTCGATGCCCTGACCCGCGAGGAATTGCAGGATGATTTGCTGCGGCTCTGCGCGCTCCACGGCACGACGGCGCTCTTCGTCACCCATGATATCGCCGAGGCCGTCTATCTCGCCGACAAGGTCGCGGTGATGGCGGCGGGCCGCCTCACCCATGCGCGCCGAATCGAGCTGCCGCGCCCGCGCCATCGCGACATGCGCTATGCACCCACGTTCACGGCGGCTTGCCGCGAACTGCGCGACGCCATGGATGGCGAAACCGGGGCTATCGCAAGCCGGAGGCCGGCCGCATGA
- a CDS encoding ABC transporter permease has translation MTARLPSLLLLLALLAGWEAWCRLGGLSALVLPPPSAVLATLWSEIATGRLWPHLAVTATEMALGLGIGTIVGLGVGILLAEVPMLGRLLHPYVLASQLVPKLALGPLFIIWFGFGMTPTVVITALICFFPLMENTLTGLTEVDPARRELFRMLRASRLQTLLRLKLPAALPVIMAGLRVAVVLALVGAVVGEFIGGRVGLGASIIAAQSVMDSSLIFALFVVITALGMLLYEAVRVLERRVLHRFSKG, from the coding sequence ATGACCGCGCGCCTCCCCTCCCTCTTGCTGCTTCTCGCCCTGCTCGCCGGCTGGGAAGCCTGGTGCCGGCTCGGCGGGCTCTCCGCCCTCGTCCTGCCACCACCCTCGGCCGTGCTGGCGACACTGTGGAGCGAGATCGCCACCGGCCGGCTCTGGCCGCATCTCGCCGTCACGGCCACGGAGATGGCGCTGGGACTCGGCATCGGCACCATCGTCGGCCTCGGCGTCGGCATCCTGCTCGCGGAAGTCCCCATGCTCGGGCGCCTGCTGCACCCCTATGTGCTGGCGAGCCAGCTCGTGCCCAAGCTCGCGCTCGGTCCGCTCTTCATCATCTGGTTCGGCTTCGGCATGACGCCAACCGTCGTCATCACCGCGCTGATCTGCTTCTTCCCGCTGATGGAGAACACGCTGACCGGGTTGACCGAGGTCGATCCGGCCCGGCGCGAACTCTTCCGCATGCTCCGCGCCAGCCGCTTGCAGACCCTGCTGCGCCTGAAGCTGCCGGCGGCGCTACCCGTCATCATGGCGGGCCTGCGCGTCGCAGTCGTGCTCGCGCTGGTCGGCGCGGTGGTCGGCGAGTTCATCGGCGGGCGCGTCGGGCTGGGCGCCTCGATCATCGCCGCCCAGAGCGTGATGGATTCGAGCCTGATCTTCGCGCTCTTCGTCGTGATCACCGCACTCGGAATGCTGCTCTACGAGGCCGTGCGCGTGCTGGAGCGCCGCGTCCTGCATCGCTTCTCGAAAGGTTAG